The following DNA comes from Geobacter sp..
ATGAATACCTGTGGGCGGTCGGCAGATGACGACTTGCGGCAAACACCTACAGAGGCTGCTCACTCGGCATGCGCCGGCATACCGTCACCTCGTCTGCGTGGTGGCAGTGGCCCTTGTCGTCCTTCTTGCAGGGTCGATCTCCTTGGCCGGCGTTTCCCCTGCGGATGATGTCTCAAACGACAATGTCATGCGGCTTGGCGAACGGATGTACCGTGAGGGGATACTCCCTTCCGGCAAGGTCATGGAGGCATTCATCCGTGGGGATGTCGAAGTCGACAGTACCTCATTTTCCTGCGCCAGCTGCCATCTGCGCGCAGGTCTCGGCTCGGTCGAAGGCGGAGTGGTCACTCCGCCGACCAACGGCGCCAAGCTGTTTAAGCCCTACCGGCGACCACCGTCGTTCGGGGACGTGGTGGACAAGACCGGGCGCTATATCTATGCGAAAACCGTTCTCGAGCGACCTGCCTATACCAGGGAATCACTCGCCAAAGCGCTACGTTTCGGTGTCGATCCCGCCGGGCAGGTCTTCAACGACGTGATGCCCCGGTATCCGTTGAACGATCGGGACATGGGGATTCTGGTCAGGTATCTCGAACGGCTGTCGTCCGATATCTCTCCCGGTGCGACGCCGTCATCCTTCGCCTTTGCCACCATTGTCACCGACGACGTGAAGAGCGAAGACCGTGCCGCCATGCTGGATGTGCTGCAGAGATTCATCGACGGCACGAACAGTCAGGTCGAGATGTTCAGGGACTTTCTCAAATTCGGCTATACCCCGACCATAGACATGAAATATGCCTTCCGTTCGGCGTCCCTGGCTGTCTGGGAACTCAAAGGCCCGCCTGAAAGCTGGCGGAAGCAGCTTGAAGCATATTATGCAAAAGGCCCGGTCTTTGCAGTCCTGGGGGGGATTTCAAACAGCTCCTGGCAGCCCGTTCACGATTTTTGCGAAGAGCGTCGCCTTCCCTGCCTCTTTCCCATTACCGACTTTCCGGTTGTGTCGACACACGACTGGTACACCTATTACTTCAACAAAGGGTATTTCCAAGAAGGCGAAGCCGTAGCCAACTATCTGAACCGTCTTGAGAGTATTGACGACACCGCGCCGATACTGCAGATCGTCCAGGACACGCCCACGGGCAAGGCCTTGGCCGACGGCTTTCTGCAGAGCTGGAAAGATCTGGGGCGGTCCCCGGTGCAGTCTTTGTCCCTTTCGGCAGAACAGTTTGCCGATCCCGGACAGCTCGCGAGAATCCTGGCCGAACAGCCAGCGAAAGTTCTGCTTCTCTGGGGGGATGATGCCATACTCCCCGCATTGAATGCCCTGTCGCAGGGGGCGGATACTCGTGTCCCCATTTTCGCCTCTTCGACTGCCCTGGGGAAGAAGACCCTGCAGGTTGACGAAGCGATGCGGGACAGGGTTTACTTCAGCTTTCCCTATCGCCTCACCCCTTATCTGGGCACTCGGGAGGGGTATGACGCCAAAGTCCCCATATTGACCACCTCCAAGGATTTCGGGGACAGAAGGATAACCTCCCGGACTGTAACCATGCTTCTCCAGGCAGCTCTGCAAGGGCTCAAGCTGCTCTACGAAAACCAGTACCAGGATCACCTGCTCGATGTCATGAGCATGCAGATGGATCAGGTTGTCAGAGACTATGAACGATTCAGTTTCGGGCCGGGTCAACGGTATGCTTCAAAAGGATGCTACATAATCCAACTCGGGAAAGGCACGCAACCCGATATCCTGCCGGTCAGCGAATGGGTCATCCATTGATCTGAACCTCCACCTCCGGAACAACCACTTGTCAATTTTTTTGCACCCCTTCGGCATGGCCAAGTCAGACTAATTACTCATATATTGCTTTATTTCCAGATAGTTATTTGTTGATCAAATTAGTGGTACAGAATGTGTAAAGGCCTAGTTGCCTGGTAGGAAAAATTCCGTATCACAAGCATTCATACAATAGCTCAGATGGAGGCAGCAGTAATTGCACTCTCAACGACTGGAGGTAACAATGAAAAGAGCTCTGCGAAATAGTATTGGAGTGGGTCTAGCTGTAGTGCTGGCGAGCACATTGTACAGCAGTGTATTTGCAGGCCAAACTCCGATGACTCCTGAGGTCGCTGCCAAGGCTGAGCGTTCAAAGCGTCAGCAGGCCGAGCGCATCACGCCGGCAAAACGGCGGGCAGCTGCAGAAGCCATCAAGCGGGAGCGGCAGAAAATCTATGAAGCAAAACACGGAACCATGCTGCAGACTCCAGCAAATTTGAATAATTCCGGACAGGACCAGACGCCGAGGAGGGGCCATGAAAAACCGTAAAACGAAAGTATTCTGCAATCTCCTGCTCGCTGCAATGCTCTGCATGTGGGCGGTAACCGCATTCGCGGGCAATCCCCTGGCCATCCCGACCGGTCCAAAAGATGCCAATGGCAACTGGGCCGTCCCCGACTACAACACCACAGCCAACTGGGCGTTCAGCCCCCAATTGACGAAATTTGTCGACACGCTCGCCCCGCTCGGCTGCACCACCCCCAACAATCTGGGGCAGTGCATTCCCGTGGCGGTTCCGGACACCACCACCTATCCCGGCTCGGATTATTACATCATTGAGCTGCGCGAATATTCCGAAAAAATGCACAGCGACCTCAACCCCACAAAGTTGCGGGGCTACGTCCAGGTTAATGCTGCTGGTAACGATGTCGCGCCGATCCATTATATGGGGCCCATTATCGTTGCCCAGCGTGATCGCCCGGTGCGGATCAAGTTTACCAACAAACTGCCGGCTGGAGCTGGCGGGGATCTTTTTATCCCGGTGGATACCTCGGTCATGGGCGCAGGAAAAGGCCCGGCATACCAGGGGGCAACCCGTGGAACGGGCGCCGATTGTGACAACACGGTTGATGGCAACACCTGTGCGAGCTACGCCCAGAACCGCGCCACCATCCATCTCCATGGCGGACGCACCCCCTGGATCAGTGACGGCACACCACATCAGTGGATTACTCCTGCCAACGAAAACACCCCCTATCCTCAAGGGGTGAGTGTCCAGAACGTACCGGACATGCCCAATCCGGGCGACGGTTCCATGACGTTCTACTACTCGAATCAGCAGAGCGCCCGACTGTTGTTTTATCATGACCATGCCTTTGGCATCACCCGCCTGAATGTCTATGCCGGCATGGCAGCAGGATACGTGATCACCGATACGTGGGACCAGGATCTGATCACTCGCGGCATTCTGCCTCCAGACCAGATCCCCCTGATTATCCAGGACAGAACCTTTGTCGACGCCACCCCCACGACGCACCCGGTAACAGGCCAGACCGTTCCCAAGATCCGGATCACGGACCCCCTCTGGAACTGGGGGAGCGGTACCCCTGACGGAAACGGCATCCGGCCGCCGGTGACCGGCGATTTGTGGCTGCCGCATGTCTACATGCCTGCCCAGAACCCGTACAACCCTGATCTGAGTGGCGTGAACCCCTTTGGCCGCTGGATGTACGGCCCCTGGTTCTACCCGCCCACCGTCATCAAGCATGGGCCGGTCGCTAACCCCTACCATGACCCGGATTGCGACAGCACAGATCCGTTCATCTATGCCCAGTGCACCACACCGGGGCAGCCGCCGGTCATACCGGGTACTCCCCATCCCTCCATGGGCATGGAGGCGTTCCTAGACACCATGACCGTGAACGGTACGGTTCTGCCGGTGCTGGAAGTCGATCCGCGTGCGTACCGCTTCCGGATACTGAACGCTGACAATGACCGCGGTCTGAACCTGTCGTTGTACAAGGCAGACCCCACGGTCTACCATACCGATAACCGCCGGAAATCGAATCTCACCGAAGTCAAGATGGTCTCTGCTGCCCCGACTGCCGGCTGGCCGGCGCTCTGGCCGACAGATGGCCGCGAAGGCGGCGTTCCCGATCCTGGTACCCTCCAGGGTGACGGCAGATACAGCAACTGGGGGCCCACATGGCTGCAAATCGGGACTGAAAGTGGGTTCCTCCCAAATCTGGTGGAGCGGGAGCCGCAGCCGATCACCTATATCACTGATCCGACCGCATTTGCCGTTGGTGTTGTCAAGGATACCTCCCTTGCCGTGATGCCTGCCGAGCGTGCCGATGTCGTTGTCGACTTCAGCCAGTATGCGGGGCAGACCCTCATCCTGTACAACGATGCTCCGACTGCGTGGCCTGCTCTGGATGTCCGTTATGACTACTATACCGGCGCTCCCGACCAGCGGGATGTCGGCGGATTTGGTACCGGCGGCACCTATGACCCGATAACCGGCAGTTGGGTCGGCGGCACCGGCACGCTTCCCGGCAAGGGGCCGAACACTCGCACTGTCATGCAGATCAAGGTGCGTTCATCGGTTCAGGGCACGCCCTATAGCTTCAGCAAGGCAGCACTTCAGGCGGAATTCACCTCTGCCGCACCTGTCACCGCAGCCAACCCGACTGGGGCGCCGCTGTTCGCTCGCGCTCAGGAACCGATCATCGTCGGTCAGGCCGCATACCAGAATGCCTATCCGAATTCCTATTTCCCCGTTGCCGGCCAGTGGCGCGGTACCCGGTCTTCCATGCTGGAAAACTCCCTCAGCTTCCTGACCATAGACGGGAAAGCGGTTATTGTCCCCATGGAGCCGAAAGGGATTCACGACGAAATGGGCGCCTCATTCGACCCCGAATACGGTCGCATGAGCGGCAACCTGGCAATGGAGATCCCCAATCCGCGCACCAACAACGCAAACCTGATTCTGTACGGTTTTTCCGATATTCCGACAGAAACCATCCAGAATTCACCGGAAGGGATCGTCAAGGTCAAGGCGGATGTCCTCTATACCCTTGATGACGGTACCCAGATCTGGAACATTTCCCATAACGGTGTGGACACCCATCCGATCCATTTCCACATCTTCGATGTTCAGCTGATCAACCGTCTTGCCTGGGACGGCCAGATCTACATGCCCGATCCCAACGAACTGGGCTGGAAAGATACCGTTCGTATCAGCCCGCTGATGGATACCATCGTTGCTGTTCGTCCGGTTGCCCCGGCATTGCCGTTCGGTATTCCCAACAGCATGCGTCCCCTCAATCCGGCCATCCCCATCGGCTCCGGCATGGGCTTCAACAGTGTCGACTGGGTAACGGGACAGGCTCGGGTTCCTGCAGTAACCAATATTCTGTACGATTTCGGCTGGGAATACGTCTGGCATTGCCATATCCTCTCCCACGAGGAGATGGACATGATGCGTCCGATTGTCCTCCAGTATACAGCCATGACTCCTCCGGGATTCACCTCGACGGCGACAACCAACCAGGATGGTACCGTTTCCCTGTCGTGGGTTGACCCGACTCCGGTCATCTACACTTCGTTTGCCACCTATGGCGACCCGGCCGGCGAGATCGGCTTCAATGTCTGGCGTTCGACCGACGGCACGAACTTCACGAAGATCAATGCTGCCAAGCTTCTTGCCAACGCCACAAGCTACACTGATACCACTGCGGTATCAGGCACCGCATACAGCTACAAAATTGAGGCATTCAGTGCCAAGGGTTCCACGTTCTCCTCGGTAGCCAGCCCGATTTCGGT
Coding sequences within:
- a CDS encoding ABC transporter substrate-binding protein; translated protein: MTTCGKHLQRLLTRHAPAYRHLVCVVAVALVVLLAGSISLAGVSPADDVSNDNVMRLGERMYREGILPSGKVMEAFIRGDVEVDSTSFSCASCHLRAGLGSVEGGVVTPPTNGAKLFKPYRRPPSFGDVVDKTGRYIYAKTVLERPAYTRESLAKALRFGVDPAGQVFNDVMPRYPLNDRDMGILVRYLERLSSDISPGATPSSFAFATIVTDDVKSEDRAAMLDVLQRFIDGTNSQVEMFRDFLKFGYTPTIDMKYAFRSASLAVWELKGPPESWRKQLEAYYAKGPVFAVLGGISNSSWQPVHDFCEERRLPCLFPITDFPVVSTHDWYTYYFNKGYFQEGEAVANYLNRLESIDDTAPILQIVQDTPTGKALADGFLQSWKDLGRSPVQSLSLSAEQFADPGQLARILAEQPAKVLLLWGDDAILPALNALSQGADTRVPIFASSTALGKKTLQVDEAMRDRVYFSFPYRLTPYLGTREGYDAKVPILTTSKDFGDRRITSRTVTMLLQAALQGLKLLYENQYQDHLLDVMSMQMDQVVRDYERFSFGPGQRYASKGCYIIQLGKGTQPDILPVSEWVIH
- a CDS encoding multicopper oxidase domain-containing protein, with protein sequence MKNRKTKVFCNLLLAAMLCMWAVTAFAGNPLAIPTGPKDANGNWAVPDYNTTANWAFSPQLTKFVDTLAPLGCTTPNNLGQCIPVAVPDTTTYPGSDYYIIELREYSEKMHSDLNPTKLRGYVQVNAAGNDVAPIHYMGPIIVAQRDRPVRIKFTNKLPAGAGGDLFIPVDTSVMGAGKGPAYQGATRGTGADCDNTVDGNTCASYAQNRATIHLHGGRTPWISDGTPHQWITPANENTPYPQGVSVQNVPDMPNPGDGSMTFYYSNQQSARLLFYHDHAFGITRLNVYAGMAAGYVITDTWDQDLITRGILPPDQIPLIIQDRTFVDATPTTHPVTGQTVPKIRITDPLWNWGSGTPDGNGIRPPVTGDLWLPHVYMPAQNPYNPDLSGVNPFGRWMYGPWFYPPTVIKHGPVANPYHDPDCDSTDPFIYAQCTTPGQPPVIPGTPHPSMGMEAFLDTMTVNGTVLPVLEVDPRAYRFRILNADNDRGLNLSLYKADPTVYHTDNRRKSNLTEVKMVSAAPTAGWPALWPTDGREGGVPDPGTLQGDGRYSNWGPTWLQIGTESGFLPNLVEREPQPITYITDPTAFAVGVVKDTSLAVMPAERADVVVDFSQYAGQTLILYNDAPTAWPALDVRYDYYTGAPDQRDVGGFGTGGTYDPITGSWVGGTGTLPGKGPNTRTVMQIKVRSSVQGTPYSFSKAALQAEFTSAAPVTAANPTGAPLFARAQEPIIVGQAAYQNAYPNSYFPVAGQWRGTRSSMLENSLSFLTIDGKAVIVPMEPKGIHDEMGASFDPEYGRMSGNLAMEIPNPRTNNANLILYGFSDIPTETIQNSPEGIVKVKADVLYTLDDGTQIWNISHNGVDTHPIHFHIFDVQLINRLAWDGQIYMPDPNELGWKDTVRISPLMDTIVAVRPVAPALPFGIPNSMRPLNPAIPIGSGMGFNSVDWVTGQARVPAVTNILYDFGWEYVWHCHILSHEEMDMMRPIVLQYTAMTPPGFTSTATTNQDGTVSLSWVDPTPVIYTSFATYGDPAGEIGFNVWRSTDGTNFTKINAAKLLANATSYTDTTAVSGTAYSYKIEAFSAKGSTFSSVASPISVTVAANGGPFAAPGPITLEATLAGIPAGVNITQVAFFDGATQIGVDTTPGAAPYQFVWSNVAKGNHSITAQVTDSLGGVAISAPVTVAVTGALTASFTATGSANGADIGFCETITFTSTSTASSGSITGYSWTINGVNYLTQNVSTTLPVGTYPVTLAVTNSGTGEVAQVTSNVTVVNHNPTAIPGGPYTVAPGGSVTLNGSGTDTLDSCNTTPLTYAWNVDNKGAYDFFTANPTIPYNTLKTVLGIGTFTMTLQVTDSNGGVGTATTTVTVAPPPVTSVTLTPDVASPRPTGTTVTFTAAAVGGYLPQYEFWLRNPTGVWTMVQAYSTTNTYVWTPTVAGTYVVQVRTRSTGSTSAFQAFAQPSYTITAPVAVTSVTLTPNMTSPRPTGTIVTFTAAAVGGYLPQYEFWLRDTAGTWTMVQAYSTTNTYVWTPTVAGTYVVQVRARSTGSTSAFQAYAQPSYTIQ